From one Rhizobium lentis genomic stretch:
- a CDS encoding dihydroxyacetone kinase subunit DhaK: protein MKHFFNRRETIVTEALDGLLLTTSSGRLARLDSFPDIKVILRADWDKSEVAIISGGGAGHEPSHAGFVGKGMLTAAVSGEIFASPSVDAVLTAIRAVTGPKGALLIVKNYTGDRLNFGLAAEKARAEGFDVEMVIVADDIAIPGINQPRGVAGTLFVHKIAGYCAERGEDLKTVAAHAAAAAGDIVSLGMSLSTCSVPGQAHEDRLGADEGELGLGIHGEPGAERIALQPVADIVATMAARLTSALGEGANHALLINNLGAVPPLEMTVIAKTVLSSPLGRHIRLIVGPAPMMTALNMNGFSLSLIRLDATREAALTAAVEPHAWMPAVERHEIRVIAAPRTASPLNGAATSSENSRNRRLITALCEHLISQENELNRLDGRVGDGDTGSTVAAGARSVLARLDTLPLDKPAATLASLGDILGTSMGGSSGVLLSIFFTAAAKAMADKADISAALLAGLDRMTFYGGAGVGDRTMVDALSPALQALASGDIAAAARAAASGAESTKMMTKARAGRASYVGERDLAGVADPGAVAVAGAFGVAASLA, encoded by the coding sequence ATGAAACACTTCTTCAACCGCAGGGAAACCATCGTCACCGAAGCTCTGGACGGCCTGCTTCTGACGACGAGCAGCGGCCGTCTCGCCCGTCTCGACAGCTTTCCCGACATCAAGGTGATCCTGCGCGCGGACTGGGACAAGTCCGAGGTGGCGATCATCTCGGGCGGCGGCGCCGGCCATGAACCGTCCCATGCCGGGTTCGTTGGTAAGGGCATGCTGACGGCCGCCGTCTCCGGCGAAATCTTCGCCTCGCCGAGCGTCGATGCGGTGCTGACGGCGATCCGCGCCGTGACCGGCCCGAAGGGCGCCCTGCTGATCGTCAAGAACTATACCGGCGACCGCCTGAATTTCGGTCTCGCCGCCGAAAAGGCGCGCGCCGAGGGTTTCGACGTCGAAATGGTCATCGTCGCCGATGACATCGCCATCCCCGGCATCAACCAGCCGCGCGGCGTCGCCGGCACGCTGTTCGTCCACAAGATCGCGGGCTATTGCGCCGAAAGGGGGGAGGACCTGAAGACGGTCGCGGCCCATGCCGCGGCCGCTGCCGGCGATATCGTCTCGCTCGGCATGTCGCTCTCCACCTGCAGCGTGCCTGGACAGGCGCATGAGGATCGCCTCGGCGCTGATGAAGGCGAACTCGGCCTCGGCATCCATGGCGAACCCGGCGCCGAGCGCATCGCGCTGCAGCCGGTCGCCGATATCGTCGCCACCATGGCGGCGCGCCTCACTTCAGCCTTGGGCGAAGGAGCAAACCACGCCCTCCTCATCAACAATCTCGGCGCCGTACCGCCGCTCGAAATGACGGTCATCGCCAAAACGGTGCTGTCATCGCCGCTTGGCCGCCACATCAGGCTGATCGTCGGCCCGGCGCCGATGATGACCGCTCTCAACATGAACGGCTTCTCGCTGTCGCTGATCCGGCTGGATGCCACGCGCGAAGCGGCGCTGACGGCAGCCGTCGAGCCGCATGCTTGGATGCCGGCCGTCGAACGCCATGAGATCAGGGTTATCGCCGCGCCGAGGACGGCGAGCCCCTTGAACGGCGCAGCTACTTCAAGCGAGAACAGCCGCAACCGGCGCCTGATCACGGCACTCTGCGAGCACCTGATCTCACAGGAAAACGAGCTCAACCGGCTGGACGGCCGCGTCGGCGATGGCGATACCGGCTCGACGGTGGCCGCAGGCGCCCGCAGCGTGCTTGCGCGCCTCGACACGTTGCCTCTCGATAAGCCGGCGGCAACGCTTGCCTCGCTCGGCGATATCCTCGGCACCAGCATGGGCGGATCGAGCGGCGTGCTGCTGTCGATCTTCTTCACCGCGGCGGCTAAGGCGATGGCCGATAAAGCCGATATATCAGCGGCTCTTCTTGCCGGGCTCGACAGGATGACGTTCTATGGAGGAGCAGGAGTCGGCGACCGGACGATGGTCGATGCGCTGTCGCCTGCCCTGCAGGCGCTCGCGTCAGGGGATATCGCTGCCGCAGCAAGGGCAGCGGCATCAGGTGCTGAGTCGACGAAGATGATGACGAAGGCGAGAGCCGGACGCGCCTCCTATGTCGGCGAAAGAGATCTGGCGGGTGTCGCCGATCCCGGCGCGGTTGCGGTTGCCGGCGCGTTCGGCGTGGCGGCAAGCCTCGCCTGA
- a CDS encoding esterase family protein, with translation MNREYLRWYSQRLHREMEMLVFGHAGAKVLVFPTREGRFFEYEQLGLVASLSDKLSAGHIQLYCIEGLAADSLYGFHHHPSERIRRHAALEDYILHEVLPLMAAKNPHDCTIAHGCSLGAFQATSLVFRHPHLFRKLVAFSGRYDLTMKVESFGDLFDGYYDDSVYFHTPTHFLPGLGTDWRLDRLREIDIVLTIGDADPFLDNNRYLSRLLGEKNIRHQLHVWDGRAHRAGAWRKMAPLYI, from the coding sequence ATGAATCGCGAATATCTGCGCTGGTACAGTCAGCGGCTGCATCGGGAGATGGAGATGCTGGTGTTCGGCCACGCCGGCGCCAAGGTTCTGGTCTTTCCGACGCGGGAAGGGCGTTTCTTTGAATATGAACAGCTCGGCCTGGTGGCGAGCCTGAGCGACAAGCTCTCGGCCGGCCACATCCAGCTTTATTGCATCGAGGGCCTCGCTGCCGACAGCCTCTACGGCTTCCACCATCATCCGTCCGAGCGCATTCGCCGGCATGCGGCGCTGGAGGATTATATTCTCCACGAGGTGCTGCCGCTGATGGCGGCGAAGAACCCGCATGACTGCACCATCGCGCATGGATGCAGTCTCGGCGCCTTTCAGGCCACGAGCCTCGTCTTCCGCCATCCGCATCTCTTCCGCAAGCTCGTCGCCTTTTCCGGCCGCTACGATCTGACGATGAAGGTGGAATCCTTCGGTGACCTGTTCGACGGCTATTACGACGACAGCGTCTATTTCCACACGCCGACGCATTTCCTGCCGGGGCTCGGCACCGACTGGCGGCTCGACAGGCTGCGTGAGATCGACATCGTGCTGACCATCGGCGATGCCGATCCCTTCCTCGACAACAACCGCTATCTCAGCCGGCTGCTCGGTGAAAAGAACATTCGCCACCAGCTGCATGTCTGGGACGGCCGCGCCCACCGCGCCGGCGCCTGGCGGAAGATGGCGCCGCTCTACATTTGA
- the dhaL gene encoding dihydroxyacetone kinase subunit DhaL → MQAEPVLVAGLIEVCRATIAENADHLCALDRAIGDGDHGTNMRRGCEAVSAEGESLSSLPFPDAVEKIGLTLVMNVGGAAGPLYGTLLIEIGRELRKNEEKVDFSLVLKQAIDAVARRGRSHAGDKTLLDVLYPVHAAVAKRSPLGDVARKAERSANRTAAMKAMRGRAAYLGDRSIGHVDPGASSCALLTTAICRYLGERHPQ, encoded by the coding sequence GTGCAGGCGGAACCGGTGCTTGTGGCGGGATTGATCGAGGTGTGCCGCGCGACGATCGCGGAAAACGCCGATCACCTCTGCGCACTCGATCGCGCGATCGGCGATGGCGATCACGGAACCAATATGCGGCGCGGCTGCGAGGCGGTGAGCGCCGAGGGCGAAAGCCTGTCCAGCCTGCCCTTCCCCGACGCCGTGGAAAAGATCGGCCTGACGCTGGTGATGAATGTCGGCGGGGCGGCCGGTCCGCTCTACGGCACGCTGCTGATCGAGATCGGCCGCGAGCTTCGCAAAAACGAGGAGAAGGTCGATTTTTCCTTGGTGCTGAAGCAGGCGATTGACGCCGTAGCAAGGCGCGGGCGGTCGCACGCCGGCGACAAGACGCTGCTCGACGTGCTCTATCCCGTCCATGCCGCGGTGGCCAAGCGGTCACCGCTCGGTGACGTCGCCCGCAAGGCCGAACGCTCTGCCAACAGGACCGCCGCGATGAAGGCGATGCGCGGACGAGCCGCCTATCTCGGCGACCGCTCGATCGGCCATGTCGATCCCGGCGCGTCGAGCTGCGCGCTCTTGACCACGGCGATCTGCCGCTACCTCGGGGAGCGTCACCCCCAATGA
- a CDS encoding ABC transporter ATP-binding protein codes for MADIRIENLRKEFGSFVAVEDSSFTVHDGEFLALLGPSGCGKTTTLRMIAGLELPSSGKIHLDGEDVTFNRASARDIAFVFQLFALYPHMNVRKNIGFPLLSQGMPKAEIRRRVEETARLLQIDHILNRSVSGLAGGDRQRVALGRAIVRRPKCFLMDEPLGTLDAEFREIMVHELRELHNRIHATTVYVTHDQHEAMAMADKIAVMNHGVIEQFGTPQEIYAKPATMYVADFIGSPPMNFMRFTSGLKSGDRSILLDGVNVAVPEIHQDMAESELALGVRPEHIRFSDASPLRGAVYGSEYLGTNQVVAVETPGGLIKARVPANRSFRIGETVGLEFNPANLALFDCVSGRAVPSQLYQEIRHG; via the coding sequence ATGGCGGACATCCGGATCGAAAATCTCCGCAAGGAATTCGGCAGCTTCGTCGCCGTTGAGGATTCGAGCTTCACCGTTCATGACGGCGAGTTCCTGGCGCTGCTCGGGCCTTCCGGCTGCGGCAAGACGACGACTCTTCGCATGATCGCCGGCCTCGAGTTGCCCTCGAGCGGCAAGATCCATCTCGACGGCGAGGACGTCACCTTCAACCGCGCCAGCGCCCGCGACATCGCCTTCGTCTTCCAGCTCTTTGCGCTCTACCCGCATATGAATGTTCGCAAAAACATCGGCTTCCCGCTGCTGTCGCAGGGCATGCCGAAGGCCGAGATCCGTCGGCGCGTCGAGGAGACCGCCCGTCTGCTGCAGATCGATCATATTCTCAACCGCTCGGTCTCTGGCCTTGCCGGCGGCGACCGGCAGCGCGTGGCGCTTGGCCGCGCCATCGTCCGCCGCCCGAAATGCTTCCTGATGGACGAGCCGCTCGGCACGCTCGACGCCGAGTTCCGCGAGATCATGGTCCATGAGCTCCGCGAACTGCACAACCGCATCCATGCCACCACCGTCTACGTCACCCACGACCAGCACGAGGCGATGGCCATGGCCGACAAGATCGCCGTGATGAACCACGGCGTCATCGAGCAGTTCGGCACGCCGCAGGAGATCTACGCCAAGCCGGCGACCATGTATGTCGCCGACTTCATCGGCTCGCCGCCGATGAACTTCATGCGCTTCACCTCCGGCCTGAAGAGCGGCGACAGATCCATCCTGCTCGACGGTGTCAATGTTGCCGTTCCCGAGATCCATCAGGACATGGCCGAGAGCGAACTGGCGCTCGGCGTCAGGCCGGAGCATATCCGCTTCAGCGACGCCTCGCCCCTTCGCGGCGCCGTCTATGGTAGCGAATATCTCGGCACCAACCAGGTTGTCGCAGTGGAAACTCCGGGCGGCCTGATCAAGGCCCGCGTTCCCGCCAACCGCAGCTTCCGGATCGGCGAGACCGTCGGCCTCGAATTCAACCCGGCGAACCTCGCGCTCTTCGACTGCGTCTCGGGCCGCGCGGTGCCATCCCAGCTCTATCAGGAGATCCGGCATGGCTGA
- a CDS encoding carbohydrate ABC transporter permease — MSANSAHSVVEPSLNSKRIAGAIVVLYALITLIPLVWIFLTSIKSPPDSISYPPKIVFTPSLEGYCNLFTTRTRQTPDYIASLPAPVGTCDEVTRKRNMVIAGPSNFVPRFVNSLVIAFGSTFLAVFLGTLAAYGFSRFRVPLADDLLFFILSTRMMPPIAVAIPIYLMYRELGLSDTALGMILLYTAVNVSLAVWLLKGFIDEIPREYEEAAMIDGYTRLQAFRKVVLPQATTGIAATAIFCLIFAWNEYAFAALLTSGEAQTAPPFIPTIIGEGGQDWPAVAAGTTIFLIPILVFTILLRKQLLRGITFGAVRK; from the coding sequence ATGAGCGCCAACTCCGCCCATTCGGTCGTCGAGCCGAGCCTCAACAGCAAGCGCATCGCCGGCGCGATCGTCGTCCTCTATGCGCTGATCACCCTCATCCCGCTCGTCTGGATCTTCCTGACCAGCATCAAATCGCCGCCGGATTCGATCAGCTACCCCCCGAAGATCGTCTTCACGCCGTCGCTCGAAGGCTACTGCAATCTCTTCACCACACGCACGCGGCAGACACCTGATTATATCGCCTCGCTGCCGGCGCCGGTCGGCACCTGCGATGAGGTGACCCGCAAACGCAACATGGTGATCGCAGGCCCGTCGAACTTCGTGCCGCGCTTCGTCAACTCGCTTGTCATCGCCTTCGGCTCCACGTTCCTGGCGGTCTTCCTTGGCACGCTCGCCGCCTACGGCTTCTCCCGCTTCAGGGTGCCCCTCGCAGACGACCTGCTGTTCTTCATCCTGTCGACGCGCATGATGCCGCCGATCGCCGTCGCCATTCCGATCTACCTGATGTATCGCGAGCTCGGCCTGTCGGACACGGCGCTCGGCATGATCCTGCTTTATACCGCCGTCAACGTCTCTCTCGCCGTCTGGCTGCTCAAGGGCTTCATCGACGAGATCCCGCGCGAATACGAGGAAGCGGCGATGATCGACGGCTATACGAGGTTGCAAGCCTTCCGCAAGGTAGTGCTGCCGCAGGCGACCACCGGCATTGCCGCGACCGCGATCTTCTGCCTGATCTTCGCCTGGAACGAATATGCCTTCGCCGCCCTTCTGACCTCGGGCGAGGCCCAGACCGCGCCGCCCTTCATCCCGACGATCATCGGCGAAGGCGGGCAGGACTGGCCGGCAGTCGCCGCCGGCACGACGATCTTCCTGATCCCGATCCTCGTCTTCACCATTCTCCTGCGCAAGCAGCTGCTGCGCGGCATCACCTTCGGAGCCGTCCGCAAATGA
- a CDS encoding HPr family phosphocarrier protein, producing the protein MTSGLRIEKREPDPLHLNCQTEVEVKHGVGLHARPSVTFTRLAKSFPCSIEVAVNGSDVWLNGKSIIKIMGARIRKGSILRIRADGILAEEAIRALKELIERNFDEEKKHGRTA; encoded by the coding sequence ATGACGAGTGGATTGCGTATTGAGAAACGGGAGCCTGATCCATTGCACCTGAATTGCCAGACGGAGGTGGAAGTCAAACACGGCGTCGGGCTGCATGCGCGCCCCTCCGTCACCTTCACGCGGCTTGCCAAGTCTTTTCCTTGCTCGATCGAGGTCGCCGTCAACGGCAGCGATGTCTGGCTGAACGGCAAGAGCATCATCAAGATCATGGGCGCGCGAATCCGCAAAGGATCGATCCTCAGAATACGGGCAGACGGCATTCTCGCCGAAGAGGCGATCCGCGCGCTCAAGGAACTCATCGAGCGCAATTTCGATGAGGAAAAGAAACATGGCAGAACCGCTTAG
- a CDS encoding dihydroxyacetone kinase subunit DhaK, with translation MKKFMNTAETMVAESVEGFVRAHEAFVVFGSERKCVRRRHLTSGKVALISGGGAGHEPMHIGFVGQGMLDAACVGHIFTSPTPAQIMTAIEEADTGAGCLLVVKNYDGDLMNFEMAIEMAGDRHSLDMIVVSDDIETSKSGDGRGRRGVAGTLIVEKILGAAAERGMPLAELKQLGEGLNTRIRSMGVALNGVTVPQTERTTFSLGPDEMEMGVGIHGEPGHARQPFAAAEAIIGHLCETIIADIALTPGGGALLFVNGLGGTPPAELYLAYASARRFIEEKAIPIERSLVGTYVTSLDMQGLSVTLALLTDEEIALWDAPVATAALRWP, from the coding sequence ATGAAGAAGTTCATGAATACCGCGGAAACCATGGTCGCCGAAAGCGTCGAAGGCTTCGTGCGCGCCCATGAGGCTTTCGTGGTGTTCGGGTCCGAGCGCAAATGCGTCCGCCGCCGCCATCTCACATCAGGCAAGGTGGCGCTGATATCAGGCGGGGGCGCCGGCCACGAGCCGATGCATATCGGCTTCGTCGGTCAGGGCATGCTGGATGCCGCCTGCGTCGGCCATATCTTCACCTCGCCGACGCCCGCCCAGATCATGACCGCAATCGAAGAGGCCGATACCGGCGCCGGCTGCCTGCTCGTGGTCAAGAATTACGACGGCGACCTGATGAATTTCGAAATGGCGATCGAGATGGCCGGTGACCGCCACAGCCTCGACATGATCGTCGTCAGCGACGATATCGAGACGTCGAAATCAGGCGACGGCCGCGGCCGTCGCGGCGTCGCGGGAACGCTGATCGTCGAAAAGATCCTGGGTGCCGCCGCCGAACGCGGCATGCCGCTCGCCGAATTGAAACAGCTTGGCGAGGGGCTGAACACCCGCATCCGCTCGATGGGGGTCGCGTTGAACGGCGTGACGGTACCGCAGACCGAGCGCACGACGTTTTCGCTCGGACCCGACGAGATGGAAATGGGCGTCGGCATTCATGGCGAGCCAGGCCATGCCAGGCAGCCCTTCGCCGCCGCCGAGGCTATTATCGGCCATCTCTGCGAGACCATCATCGCCGACATCGCACTGACGCCGGGCGGCGGGGCGCTGCTCTTCGTCAACGGCCTCGGCGGCACGCCGCCCGCAGAACTCTATCTCGCCTATGCCAGCGCCCGCCGTTTCATCGAGGAGAAAGCCATCCCGATCGAGCGCTCGCTTGTCGGAACCTACGTCACTTCGCTCGACATGCAGGGACTGTCCGTCACCCTCGCCTTACTGACCGACGAGGAGATCGCGCTCTGGGACGCGCCGGTGGCGACGGCGGCTTTGCGCTGGCCGTGA
- a CDS encoding acetylxylan esterase, with product MSIPKTHPFAFDPTYGMRLEELLAIEPPEEPAGFDAFWEARYLKALDVDPQPMLSVSKLSHPDWHVRDLVYVSTDAFKIGGWLLLPRQGLVKRGLVVGHGYGGRDQPDLNLPVEETAVIFPCCRGLSLSRHPPISENPSWHVLHDIDKRDAYIIGGCVEDIWLAVSTLVTLYPWLSGNIGYSGISFGGGVGAMAIAYDERIDRGHLALPSFGHQPLRLKLPSVGSAQSVQEYQADHGNVLETLRFYDAATAARRIDVPMLTAVALFDPSVAPPCQFAVANAIRKYNEIFILDAGHFDYTGSAEEEAVLRDKIGQFFRVP from the coding sequence ATGAGCATTCCCAAGACACATCCTTTCGCCTTCGACCCAACCTACGGCATGCGGCTCGAAGAGCTTCTGGCGATCGAACCGCCGGAGGAACCTGCGGGCTTCGATGCTTTCTGGGAGGCGCGGTATCTGAAGGCGCTTGATGTCGATCCGCAGCCGATGCTTTCTGTGAGCAAGCTCAGCCATCCCGACTGGCACGTGCGCGATCTCGTCTATGTCTCGACCGATGCGTTCAAGATAGGCGGCTGGCTGCTGCTGCCGCGCCAGGGGCTGGTGAAGCGAGGTCTCGTCGTCGGGCATGGCTATGGCGGGCGGGATCAGCCTGACCTCAATCTGCCGGTCGAGGAAACGGCGGTGATCTTTCCCTGCTGTCGCGGACTGTCGCTGAGCCGGCATCCGCCGATCTCCGAGAACCCGTCCTGGCATGTGCTGCACGATATCGACAAGCGCGACGCCTATATTATCGGCGGCTGCGTCGAGGATATCTGGCTTGCCGTCTCGACGCTTGTCACGCTCTATCCCTGGCTCTCCGGCAATATCGGCTATAGCGGCATCAGCTTCGGCGGCGGAGTCGGGGCGATGGCGATCGCCTATGACGAGCGCATCGATCGCGGTCATCTGGCGCTCCCGAGCTTCGGCCACCAGCCGCTGCGGCTGAAGCTGCCGAGTGTCGGCAGCGCGCAATCGGTTCAGGAATATCAGGCCGACCACGGCAACGTGCTAGAGACGCTGCGCTTCTACGATGCTGCGACCGCGGCGAGGCGGATCGATGTGCCGATGCTGACGGCCGTGGCGCTTTTCGACCCTTCGGTCGCGCCGCCCTGCCAATTCGCTGTCGCAAATGCGATACGGAAATATAATGAAATCTTCATCCTGGACGCCGGTCATTTCGATTACACTGGAAGTGCTGAGGAAGAGGCGGTTCTCCGCGACAAGATCGGACAGTTCTTCAGGGTGCCATGA
- a CDS encoding putative PEP-binding protein yields the protein MAEPLRLKAKSASPGIASGPAFLAEEPKAASAPGTAGGYGALEKAIDISIGELERLAEGADAESRDIIDFQIEVLRDPSIAEATGARMQADENVVFAWVATLDAYIDELEAADEEQMRARAIDILDIKNRVLGALAGTPVADFPPGSIFVGKDMEPSRFLAHDWSKGGGIALFAGSTAGHVALLARAKSVPMVVGTGRFSATDGDPVGVDGDAGAVILKAGGMLIPLAPAGDIKAESDELRTADGVPILISININDPAEIDALDPATAGVGLMRSEFSVTSIADAANEERQLAIYRRVLEQAGERPVIIRMLDIGGDKPLAGLEDLPALEPGLRGIRLLLARPEIARVQARALLRAAVFGKLSVMLPMVTFPDEIDRMRELFREEAEKLGRRSLLHRMPPLGMMVEVPSAALMLETFASAAFFSFGTNDLTQYLAASARDGNEADAGKAAPAVLRLIEQAVKLAGDKPVSICGDMAGDPRYLPGLLAAGLRHFSVAPARRPAIRSAITGLNADGTRAAGE from the coding sequence ATGGCAGAACCGCTTAGGCTGAAAGCAAAGAGCGCATCCCCCGGCATCGCATCCGGCCCGGCCTTTCTCGCGGAGGAGCCGAAGGCTGCTTCGGCGCCCGGAACCGCCGGCGGCTACGGAGCGCTCGAGAAAGCTATCGATATCTCGATCGGCGAACTCGAGCGCCTCGCCGAGGGCGCGGATGCCGAAAGCCGCGATATCATCGATTTCCAGATCGAGGTGCTCCGCGATCCCAGCATCGCCGAAGCAACAGGCGCGCGCATGCAAGCCGACGAAAATGTCGTCTTCGCCTGGGTCGCCACGCTCGACGCCTATATCGACGAACTCGAAGCGGCCGACGAGGAACAGATGCGGGCGCGCGCCATCGACATTCTCGACATCAAGAACCGCGTGCTCGGCGCGCTCGCCGGCACCCCAGTCGCCGATTTCCCGCCCGGCTCGATCTTCGTCGGCAAGGACATGGAGCCGAGCCGCTTCCTCGCTCATGACTGGTCGAAGGGCGGCGGTATCGCGTTGTTTGCGGGTAGCACCGCCGGCCACGTCGCTTTGCTCGCCCGGGCGAAATCTGTGCCGATGGTGGTCGGCACAGGTCGTTTTTCGGCCACGGACGGCGATCCTGTCGGCGTCGATGGTGACGCCGGCGCCGTCATCCTCAAGGCGGGCGGCATGCTGATCCCGCTCGCGCCGGCCGGTGACATCAAGGCTGAAAGCGACGAGCTGCGCACGGCGGACGGCGTACCGATCCTTATCTCCATCAACATCAACGATCCCGCCGAGATCGATGCGCTCGATCCGGCAACCGCGGGCGTCGGCCTGATGCGGTCAGAATTTTCAGTCACCTCGATCGCCGACGCCGCCAATGAGGAACGGCAGCTGGCGATCTATCGCCGCGTGCTGGAGCAGGCCGGCGAACGGCCGGTGATCATAAGAATGCTGGATATCGGCGGCGACAAGCCGCTTGCCGGCCTCGAAGACCTGCCGGCTCTCGAGCCGGGCCTGCGCGGCATCCGGCTGCTGCTTGCCCGGCCGGAAATCGCCCGCGTCCAGGCCCGCGCCCTGCTGCGCGCCGCCGTCTTCGGCAAGCTCTCGGTGATGCTGCCGATGGTGACCTTTCCCGACGAGATCGACAGGATGCGCGAACTGTTCCGCGAGGAAGCCGAAAAGCTCGGCCGCCGTTCCCTGCTGCACCGCATGCCGCCGCTCGGCATGATGGTGGAAGTGCCGTCGGCCGCATTGATGCTCGAAACTTTCGCATCGGCAGCCTTCTTCTCCTTCGGAACTAACGACCTCACGCAATATCTCGCCGCCTCCGCCCGTGATGGCAACGAGGCCGATGCCGGCAAGGCAGCACCCGCGGTGCTCCGGCTGATTGAACAGGCAGTAAAGCTTGCCGGTGACAAGCCCGTCAGTATCTGCGGCGACATGGCCGGCGATCCCCGCTACCTCCCAGGTCTGCTTGCCGCCGGCCTGCGGCATTTTTCCGTGGCGCCGGCCCGCCGTCCCGCGATAAGATCGGCGATAACAGGCCTCAACGCCGATGGCACAAGGGCAGCCGGAGAGTAG
- the dhaM gene encoding dihydroxyacetone kinase phosphoryl donor subunit DhaM produces MNGKTANVGIVIVSHSPLVARGIADMVRQMVGDCVPLAWSGGNVHGELGTDAGGILKAIEAAWSDAGVAVFVDLGGAETNSEMAIEMLGLPRSARVSICNAPLVEGAVIAAAEASGGASLAKVVATAEELSP; encoded by the coding sequence ATGAATGGAAAGACCGCAAACGTGGGCATTGTGATCGTCTCCCACTCGCCATTGGTGGCAAGGGGCATCGCCGACATGGTGCGGCAGATGGTCGGTGACTGCGTGCCGCTCGCCTGGTCTGGCGGCAATGTCCATGGCGAGCTCGGCACCGATGCCGGCGGCATCCTGAAGGCGATCGAGGCCGCTTGGTCCGATGCCGGCGTCGCCGTCTTCGTCGATCTCGGCGGCGCCGAGACCAACAGTGAGATGGCGATCGAAATGCTGGGCCTTCCCCGGTCGGCCCGCGTCTCCATCTGCAACGCCCCGCTCGTCGAAGGCGCCGTCATCGCCGCCGCCGAAGCCTCAGGGGGCGCGTCGCTCGCCAAGGTCGTCGCCACAGCCGAGGAACTGTCACCCTGA
- a CDS encoding ABC transporter ATP-binding protein yields the protein MADVVLRNLSKRFGDTQALDELDLFIRDGEFVVLLGPTGAGKTTTLRLIAGLERPDSGRIEIGGRNVAAEAPAGRDVAFVFQQYSLYPHMTVYENLAFPLKAPVRKLSAEEIDRRVREVARMVRIDHKLENRSTRLSGGEMQRVAIGRALVRRPAIYLMDEPLSSLDAKLRAELRLELKRIQKELGSTLLYVTHDQVEAMTMADRIGIVAEGRLMQVGTPREIYGNPANLHVAARLGQPHINLLPADLLPGGRPPSGTKTVGARTEHLDIVVGKDANAEVDWIEHLGDQNHLHIRAGNHKLVTLADPYLAIAPGDRISLTLRDPLYFDAAGQRLS from the coding sequence ATGGCTGATGTCGTCCTCAGAAATCTCAGCAAGCGCTTCGGCGACACCCAGGCTCTTGATGAGCTCGATCTTTTTATCCGCGACGGCGAATTCGTCGTGCTGCTCGGTCCCACAGGCGCCGGCAAGACCACGACGCTCAGGCTGATCGCCGGCCTCGAAAGACCCGACAGCGGCCGCATCGAGATCGGCGGCCGCAATGTTGCGGCCGAAGCGCCGGCCGGGCGCGACGTCGCCTTCGTCTTCCAGCAATATTCGCTCTATCCGCACATGACTGTTTACGAAAACCTCGCCTTCCCGCTGAAGGCGCCGGTGCGCAAGCTGAGTGCGGAGGAGATCGACCGGCGCGTGCGCGAGGTCGCGCGCATGGTCCGGATCGACCACAAGCTGGAAAACCGGTCGACCAGGCTCTCCGGCGGCGAGATGCAGCGCGTCGCGATCGGCCGGGCGCTGGTGCGCCGGCCGGCGATCTATCTCATGGATGAACCGCTCTCCTCGCTCGACGCCAAGCTGCGCGCCGAACTGCGCCTGGAGCTGAAGCGCATCCAGAAGGAGCTCGGCTCGACGCTGCTCTACGTCACCCACGACCAGGTGGAAGCCATGACCATGGCCGACCGCATCGGCATCGTCGCCGAGGGCCGGCTGATGCAGGTGGGAACGCCGCGCGAGATCTACGGCAATCCCGCTAACCTGCATGTCGCCGCCCGCCTCGGCCAGCCGCATATCAACCTTCTGCCGGCGGACCTGCTGCCCGGCGGCCGTCCGCCCTCCGGCACCAAAACCGTCGGCGCGCGCACCGAACATCTCGATATCGTCGTTGGCAAGGATGCCAATGCCGAGGTCGACTGGATCGAGCATCTCGGCGACCAGAACCACCTGCACATCAGGGCTGGCAATCACAAACTCGTCACACTCGCGGATCCATATCTGGCGATCGCGCCGGGCGACCGGATCAGCCTGACGCTGCGCGATCCGCTTTATTTCGATGCGGCTGGACAGCGCCTATCGTGA